One Myotis daubentonii chromosome 3, mMyoDau2.1, whole genome shotgun sequence genomic window carries:
- the SLC2A2 gene encoding solute carrier family 2, facilitated glucose transporter member 2 isoform X2 gives MPRTPNLMNSTPTPPPDEELVEEDSGLITMLWSLSVSSFAIGGMIASFFGGWLGDQLGRIKAMLIANILSLAGALLMGFSKMGPSHILIISGRAVSGLYCGLISGLVPMYIGEIAPTTLRGAIGALHQLAIVTGILISQIVGLDFILGNRELWHILLGLSAVPAVLQSLLLFFCPESPRYLYIKLDEENKAKKSLKRLRGGVDVTKDIAEMRKERSEASSEQKVSIIQLFTNPSYRQPILVSLMLHMAQQFSGINGIFYYSTSIFQTAGLSQPVYATIGVGAINTVFTALSVFLVEKAGRRSLFLIGMSGMCVCAVFMSVGLVLLNKFAWMSYVSMVAIFLFVSFFEIGPGPIPWFMVAEFFSQGPRPAALAIAAFSNWTCNFIVALCFPYIAEFCGPYVFFLFAGVVLAFTLFTYFKVPETKGKSFEEIAAEFQKRGGSAGPRKAATEMKFLGAAETA, from the exons ATGCCCAGAACCCCCAACCTAATGAATTCAACGCCAACCCCTCCGCCAGACGAAGAGCTTGTGGAGGAAGATTCTGGCCTCATCACCATGCTATGGTCCCTGTCTGTGTCCAGCTTTGCAATTGGTGGAATGATTGCATCATTCTTCGGTGGGTGGCTTGGGGACCAGCTTGGAAG aatcaAAGCCATGTTGATAGCAAACATTCTTTCATTAGCTGGAGCTCTCTTGATGGGATTTTCGAAAATGGGACCATCTCACATTCTTATCATTTCAGGAAGAGCTGTATCAGGACTCTACTGTg GGCTAATTTCAGGCCTGGTTCCAATGTACATTGGTGAAATTGCTCCAACCACACTCAGGGGTGCTATTGGCGCTCTTCACCAGCTGGCCATTGTCACGGGCATTCTTATTAGTCAG ATTGTTGGCCTTGACTTCATCCTGGGCAATCGTGAGCTGTGGCACATCCTGCTTGGTCTGTCTGCTGTGCCAGCTGTCCTACAGTCTCTGCTGCTCTTCTTCTGTCCAGAAAGTCCCAGATACCTTTACATCAAGTTGGATgaggaaaacaaagcaaagaaaa GTTTGaaaagactcagaggaggtgttgATGTCACCAAAGACATCGCTGAGATGAGAAAAGAAAGATCAGAAGCATCAAGTGAACAGAAAGTCTCCATAATTCAGCTCTTCACCAATCCCAGCTACCGACAGCCTATTCTGGTGTCATTGATGCTGCACATGGCTCAGCAGTTTTCTGGAATCAATGGG ATATTTTACTACTCAACCAGCATTTTCCAGACGGCTGGACTCAGCCAACCTGTTTATGCAACCATTGGAGTTGGTGCCATCAACACAGTTTTTACTGCTCTTTCT GTGTTCCTCGTGGAGAAGGCGGGGCGACGCTCTCTGTTTCTGATTGGAATGAGCGGGATGTGTGTCTGTGCCGTCTTCATGTCTGTGGGACTCGTGCTCCTG aatAAATTCGCTTGGATGAGTTACGTGAGCATGGTAGCCATCTTCCTCTTTGTCAGCTTCTTTGAAATTGGGCCCGGCCCCATCCCCTGGTTCATGGTGGCCGAATTTTTCAGTCAAGGACCACGCCCTGCGGCTTTAGCCATAGCGGCATTCAGCAACTGGACCTGCAATTTCATCGTCGCTCTGTGCTTCCCATACATCGCG GAGTTCTGTGGACCTTATGTGTTTTTCCTCTTCGCTGGAGTGGTCTTGGCCTTCACTCTGTTTACATATTTCAAAGTTCCAGAAACCAAAGGGAAGTCCTTCGAGGAAATCGCGGCAGAATTCCAAAAGAGGGGTGGGTCAGCCGGCCCACGGAAGGCAGCCACAGAAATGAAATTCCTTGGAGCTGCAGAGACTGCGTAG
- the SLC2A2 gene encoding solute carrier family 2, facilitated glucose transporter member 2 isoform X1 yields the protein MTDQITRTLVFTVFTAVLGSFQFGYDIGVINAPQQIIITHYRHVLDVPLADRKALSSDAIASTEEMPRTPNLMNSTPTPPPDEELVEEDSGLITMLWSLSVSSFAIGGMIASFFGGWLGDQLGRIKAMLIANILSLAGALLMGFSKMGPSHILIISGRAVSGLYCGLISGLVPMYIGEIAPTTLRGAIGALHQLAIVTGILISQIVGLDFILGNRELWHILLGLSAVPAVLQSLLLFFCPESPRYLYIKLDEENKAKKSLKRLRGGVDVTKDIAEMRKERSEASSEQKVSIIQLFTNPSYRQPILVSLMLHMAQQFSGINGIFYYSTSIFQTAGLSQPVYATIGVGAINTVFTALSVFLVEKAGRRSLFLIGMSGMCVCAVFMSVGLVLLNKFAWMSYVSMVAIFLFVSFFEIGPGPIPWFMVAEFFSQGPRPAALAIAAFSNWTCNFIVALCFPYIAEFCGPYVFFLFAGVVLAFTLFTYFKVPETKGKSFEEIAAEFQKRGGSAGPRKAATEMKFLGAAETA from the exons ATGACAGATCAG ATCACCAGGACCTTGGTTTTCACTGTCTTCACTGCCGTGCTGGGTTCCTTCCAGTTTGGATATGACATTGGTGTGATCAATGCCCCTCAACAG ATAATAATAACCCATTATAGACATGTTTTGGATGTTCCGCTGGCTGACCGAAAAGCTCTCAGCAGCGATGCTATCGCCAGTACAGAGGAAATGCCCAGAACCCCCAACCTAATGAATTCAACGCCAACCCCTCCGCCAGACGAAGAGCTTGTGGAGGAAGATTCTGGCCTCATCACCATGCTATGGTCCCTGTCTGTGTCCAGCTTTGCAATTGGTGGAATGATTGCATCATTCTTCGGTGGGTGGCTTGGGGACCAGCTTGGAAG aatcaAAGCCATGTTGATAGCAAACATTCTTTCATTAGCTGGAGCTCTCTTGATGGGATTTTCGAAAATGGGACCATCTCACATTCTTATCATTTCAGGAAGAGCTGTATCAGGACTCTACTGTg GGCTAATTTCAGGCCTGGTTCCAATGTACATTGGTGAAATTGCTCCAACCACACTCAGGGGTGCTATTGGCGCTCTTCACCAGCTGGCCATTGTCACGGGCATTCTTATTAGTCAG ATTGTTGGCCTTGACTTCATCCTGGGCAATCGTGAGCTGTGGCACATCCTGCTTGGTCTGTCTGCTGTGCCAGCTGTCCTACAGTCTCTGCTGCTCTTCTTCTGTCCAGAAAGTCCCAGATACCTTTACATCAAGTTGGATgaggaaaacaaagcaaagaaaa GTTTGaaaagactcagaggaggtgttgATGTCACCAAAGACATCGCTGAGATGAGAAAAGAAAGATCAGAAGCATCAAGTGAACAGAAAGTCTCCATAATTCAGCTCTTCACCAATCCCAGCTACCGACAGCCTATTCTGGTGTCATTGATGCTGCACATGGCTCAGCAGTTTTCTGGAATCAATGGG ATATTTTACTACTCAACCAGCATTTTCCAGACGGCTGGACTCAGCCAACCTGTTTATGCAACCATTGGAGTTGGTGCCATCAACACAGTTTTTACTGCTCTTTCT GTGTTCCTCGTGGAGAAGGCGGGGCGACGCTCTCTGTTTCTGATTGGAATGAGCGGGATGTGTGTCTGTGCCGTCTTCATGTCTGTGGGACTCGTGCTCCTG aatAAATTCGCTTGGATGAGTTACGTGAGCATGGTAGCCATCTTCCTCTTTGTCAGCTTCTTTGAAATTGGGCCCGGCCCCATCCCCTGGTTCATGGTGGCCGAATTTTTCAGTCAAGGACCACGCCCTGCGGCTTTAGCCATAGCGGCATTCAGCAACTGGACCTGCAATTTCATCGTCGCTCTGTGCTTCCCATACATCGCG GAGTTCTGTGGACCTTATGTGTTTTTCCTCTTCGCTGGAGTGGTCTTGGCCTTCACTCTGTTTACATATTTCAAAGTTCCAGAAACCAAAGGGAAGTCCTTCGAGGAAATCGCGGCAGAATTCCAAAAGAGGGGTGGGTCAGCCGGCCCACGGAAGGCAGCCACAGAAATGAAATTCCTTGGAGCTGCAGAGACTGCGTAG